In the genome of Nonomuraea sp. NBC_00507, the window CGACGGGATTGAGCAGCACCAGCCGGTCGGCGAGCCCGGCCGCCGCCAGCTCCAGCGCGACCCGGGTGCCGCCCGACGAGCCGACCAGCGCCGCCCGGCGCACGCCCAGCCCGGCCAGGACCTCGGCCACGTCCGCCGCGTCACTGTAGGGGGCCTCGGCCCGGTACGGGGTGCGGCCGTACCCGCGCAAGTCCACCGTGATCACCCGGAACCGCTCGGCCAGGGCCTCCACCTGCCCCTGCCACATACCGGAGTCGGCCGCCGTCGAATGCAGCAGCACCACCGGCTCACCCGCGCCGTGCTCTGCGTACCAGATCGTCACCGCGACTCCACCACCAGCCGCACGCCCAGCCCGATCAGCACCACGCCGGAGATCTGCTCCAGCCGGCGCCGCACCGCCGGGCGGCCCAGCCAGTCCTTGGCCTTGGCCACCGCCCAAATGAGCAGCCCGTACCAGAGCAGGTCGATGAGCACCCACACGACGGCCAGCGTCACCAGCGTGACCGGCACGTTCTGCCCCGCCGGGACGAACTGCGGCAGGAACGACATCGCGAACACCGCCGCCTTCGGATTGGCCAGGCACGTCCCGACTCCCGCCAGGTACGCCCCGCGCCACCCCGGCGCCGTGGCCACCTCGGCAGGCGGCGCCCCCTTGCGGGCCTGCCAGAGCGCCTGCGCGCCCATCACGACCAGCACCACGGCGCCGATCACCCGCATGACGTCGTAGGCCACCTGGGAGGCCACCAGCAGCGCCGACAGCCCGAAGGCCGCGGCCAGGCCCCACAGCAGGATGCCGGTCTCGTTGCCCAGCGTGGCGGCCAT includes:
- a CDS encoding LysE family translocator, translated to MYLLAFAGACVLVAMVPGVSTAIILRQTLRAGRGSGMAATLGNETGILLWGLAAAFGLSALLVASQVAYDVMRVIGAVVLVVMGAQALWQARKGAPPAEVATAPGWRGAYLAGVGTCLANPKAAVFAMSFLPQFVPAGQNVPVTLVTLAVVWVLIDLLWYGLLIWAVAKAKDWLGRPAVRRRLEQISGVVLIGLGVRLVVESR